The genomic stretch CCCACGAGGTCAATGGACCTTCCGTGGTATCGCTCACTTGGGTGTCAGAAAATTTCTCGCCCACTATTTGGGTTTTAGAGCAGTAACTCGTGACCTAAATAATGGCTCCCATCTTTGGAACGATCACGACGCTCAAACCTGCAGCGGCTGTCAATTGCCCGTAGCCGGGGAGCGCCGCCCCCTTGCGGGCCCGAAGCGAGCTGGAAGCGTGCGCTCCAAGAGGAAACTCATTTGCAAATTGCTCTAATCCTCGCGTTCTCTCGCTGCCGGCAGTGAGGGGCCTCAACTCTTCGCAGATCCGGGAGGAAGCCGATTTCAACGTCGGGTTATCTGCAGTGCTCTGACCCGAAGGGGTGTACGATGCTCTACCGGGGAGAAAAGGAACCGACCCCACCGTAGCGGCGTTCGCGCTTCTGGTATTCGATGATGGCCGAGAAGAAGTGCGCCCGACGAAAATCCGGCCAGAGCGTCTCCGTCAGATAGAGTTCGGTGTAGGCGATCTGCCAGAGGAGAAAATTGCTCAGCCGCATCTCGCCGCTTGTGCGAATGAGCAGATCGGGATCGGGAACATCCGCCGTGTAGAGATAGCGGGAAAAAGTATCCTCGGTGATCGCCTGGGGATCAATCCGTTTCTCCAGACAGTCCCGGCAGAGGAGACGGACGGCGTCAACGATCTCGGCACGTCCGCTGTAGTTGAGGGCGACGTTGAGCAAAAGCCTGCGATTGGCCTCGGTTTCCCGCATGGCCTGGCGGAGGTTCTGCTGAATCTCCGCGTCGAGCCCTTCCATCCGTCCGATGACGCGCAGGCGAATGCCGTTCTTTTTCAGCGTATCGAGTTCCTTGCGCAGGAACTCACGAAGCAACGTCATGAGGGCCTCCACTTCATCGGCCGGACGCTTCCAGTTTTCCGTCGAGAAGGCATAGAGCGTCAGGATGGGGATCTCCAGGCGGGCAGCGGCTTCGACGACGATCCGGGCGGATTCAGCTCCCGCCCGATGCCCCATGATGCGCGGTTGATGACGACGCAGCGCCCAACGGCCGTTGCCGTCCATGATGATGGCAACATGACGGGGAAGCCGCTCGGGATCAATCTGTCGCAGGAGCTGTTCCTCGCGCGAGCCCTTCTTGATGAGGCCCTCAAAATTCTTCACCAGATCGCTCATGGATTGTGCCCCGGACACGATCAATGGTAGTCGAGCGGCTCCGCTCCCGCAATGCGGCGTGACGGCCAACGGCCATAGGACGCAGGGCGTGGAGAGGATCAGGTGACGGACAGTTCGCTTTCACCGCCGGGAGGGCCCGTCTCTCCGTAGTCAACGCGGATAAGCGTCAGTCCCTTAGCCGGAAGCGTCGGGCCGGCCAGACGCCGATCCCTGGCCTGAAGCAGGTACGCCATATCCTCGACCGGGCGTTTCCCGCGACCGATCTCACACAGGGTTCCCATAATGGTGCGCACCATGTAGCGAAGGAATCCGTTGGCCGTGATCTCGAACGTTATCATCTCCTGGCGACGCCACAGCTTCACGGCCAGGACGCGACGAATCCGTGATCGCCCCGGACGCTCGCGGGTGGAAAACGCGCTGAAATCGTGCTCGCCGAGGAGAACCTGAGCCGCCTTCTCCATCGGTTCGAGTTCGACGGGAACAACCAGGTGATGGACGTAGCGATGAAGAAACGGACTCACGACCGGGCCGCAATAGATCCGATAGCGATAGGTCTTCGAGAGCGCCTGATAGCGGGCGTGAAAATCCGCCGGGACGAACTCCACGTGCTTCACCCGCACGTCCGGGGGGAGATTGGCATTCAGAGCGCGCAGCAGGTCGCCCTCGGCCATCTCGCGGTGGAGGAAAAAATTGGCCACCTGACCGCAGGCGTGGACTCCGGCATCAGTGCGACTGGCGCCGTGAATCGTCACCGGCCGATGATCGAGTCGGGAGAGAATCTCGGTGAGAAGACCCTGAATCGTCTGGCCCTCGGGCTGGATTTGCCAGCCCCGGTATTCCGTCCCGTCGTATTCGAGGATGATCTTAACGTTGCGCATCGGCGTAACGGCTCGGGGATCGTCTTCCGCAGACCGGATGAAGGATCATTCCGGACGGCATCGGCTCGTGTTATGTGAGATCGGGCGGCGCCGAGCCTTCGGCGCTCAGGTAGCGGCTTCCCGGAATGGTCACAGTCACTCCGGCGCGGCACAGCGGGCACTCGTCGGGCCGGAAGGTGGGGATGGGCAAGGTGAGTAAAGCCCGAAAGGGAACCCCAAAATTAAGGCTTGTGGTGCTGCGGTCAACGAGAGCGCCGACGCCCCTGAGTTCAGCTCCCCCCTGATGGATCAAGGCGATGATTTCCATGAGCGACTTCCCCGTGGTCACGACATCCTCGACGGCCAGCACGCGCTCGCCGGGACGGAGCGCGAATCCCCGGCGGAGCGTCATCACGCCCCCTTGACGTTCGGCAAAGATCGCACGCGTACCGAGGCTGCGTGCTACCTCATGCCCGATGAGAATGCCACCGAGAGCTGGCGCGATGACGACATCCACGCGCTCGTGACGAAAGTGGTCAGCCAGCCGTGCTCCCAGCCGACTGGCCACCTCGGGATATTGCAGCGCCAGAGCACACTGGAGATAACGGGAACTGTGCAATCCCGACGAGAGCTGAAAATGACCCTCCAGGATCGCTCCCGCCGCCTCCAGCCATTGAGTCACAGCCGACACGGTTGATCCTCCCATAAAGAGTCTGCCACACACCAACGAAAATAACGCACGATGATACCATTTTTCAAAAATCGGCGGAGGATTCGCCCCTCACCGGAGAGCCCGGATGGGGTGGCACTACCGACACTTCCGCTCGGGAAGGGACATGGCGTCGTCCCTCTGCGTTCATCCGCTCGGCCCAGCAGAGGGACATCGGATTCTGCCGAACCCATCCCGCGCATCGCCATGCTGGCTCTGGCCGGAGAGGACCTCCTGTGATAGACTCCTCGCTTCTAGACTGTGGCGATGGAGTTCGCCGTTTAACCGCTCTGATGGCGGTCAGAGCTGATGACTCCTGCTTGGAATTTCCCGAGCGGGAGTTTTTCTTTTGCTTTTGGTCCGTTCATCGGCCGAGAGCACACAATCAGCTCAGCGGCAGAGGGAAGGATGGGATATGGGACTGAACGAGCATCAGCAACGGCGCATCGAGGTCAGCCTGGCTCTGGTTGACCGGGCGCTCCTGGAAATGGAGCGCTTCTATTTGTCCGAGAAGCCGCTCGTGGGTGAAATGGTCCAGCTCACGAGCGATCTCGGAGCGGATGAGAGACGGGAGATCGTTCATCTCATCGAGGAGTTCCGTCGGGGGCTGCGGTCGGTGCGGGAGACGTTTCAGTTGAAGCCCCAGTCGGTGAATCTCCGTCGGCTTCTTCGCAGTTATTTCTCGCATTTCTGGTCGGTGCTTCATGATTGTCGTTCGACGAAACTGCGCGGGTACGGGGAGGTGGATCCCGAGCTCTCGCACCGTCTCGATCCGGAGATTGATCGCCTGATCGCTCTGGCCGAGCGCCTGGAGCGGATCATCCTCGCTCCCCGACATGCGGCCGAGGGAGAATGAGGGGGCGGGCGCCACGCCCTGACCGCTCGGGGGAGGCGGTTCTTTCATCACCGCGGGAGAAATCTCTTGACATGGCGGGGGGCGCTCGTATAAAAAACAAGCGTTCGTTTTTTTAAGGAGACGACGGGATGCCCCGACTGACCGAGGACGCTCGCGAGAGACGAAAGGCCCGCATCGAGGAGGCGGCGACCCAGCTCTTCATCGCTCAAGGCTATCACGGGACGACCATGCGGGAGATCGCCGGTCGCGCCCGCGTCTCCCTCGGCAACCTCTACAACTACTATCCCACCAAGGAGCACATCTTCCAGTCCATCAT from Blastocatellia bacterium encodes the following:
- a CDS encoding isoprenyl transferase encodes the protein MSDLVKNFEGLIKKGSREEQLLRQIDPERLPRHVAIIMDGNGRWALRRHQPRIMGHRAGAESARIVVEAAARLEIPILTLYAFSTENWKRPADEVEALMTLLREFLRKELDTLKKNGIRLRVIGRMEGLDAEIQQNLRQAMRETEANRRLLLNVALNYSGRAEIVDAVRLLCRDCLEKRIDPQAITEDTFSRYLYTADVPDPDLLIRTSGEMRLSNFLLWQIAYTELYLTETLWPDFRRAHFFSAIIEYQKRERRYGGVGSFSPR
- the truA gene encoding tRNA pseudouridine(38-40) synthase TruA, which produces MRNVKIILEYDGTEYRGWQIQPEGQTIQGLLTEILSRLDHRPVTIHGASRTDAGVHACGQVANFFLHREMAEGDLLRALNANLPPDVRVKHVEFVPADFHARYQALSKTYRYRIYCGPVVSPFLHRYVHHLVVPVELEPMEKAAQVLLGEHDFSAFSTRERPGRSRIRRVLAVKLWRRQEMITFEITANGFLRYMVRTIMGTLCEIGRGKRPVEDMAYLLQARDRRLAGPTLPAKGLTLIRVDYGETGPPGGESELSVT
- the pyrE gene encoding orotate phosphoribosyltransferase, whose translation is MSAVTQWLEAAGAILEGHFQLSSGLHSSRYLQCALALQYPEVASRLGARLADHFRHERVDVVIAPALGGILIGHEVARSLGTRAIFAERQGGVMTLRRGFALRPGERVLAVEDVVTTGKSLMEIIALIHQGGAELRGVGALVDRSTTSLNFGVPFRALLTLPIPTFRPDECPLCRAGVTVTIPGSRYLSAEGSAPPDLT